The Croceicoccus marinus genome contains a region encoding:
- the glyS gene encoding glycine--tRNA ligase subunit beta — MTDFLLELLCEEIPARMQAGARADLERLFRAEMEAAGVAHGALTVWSTPRRLAMIAADMPERTEAVSEEAKGPPEGAPDAAIDGFCKKNGVTRDQLELREVKGRNTWFAVRNVPGRAVADVLAEAIPSIVRAFPWPKSMRWGDASISTESLRWVRPLQGIVAILGEELVSCEVGGVASSYATVGHRFHHSGEVTIGGANDYAEKLRACHVIVDHAERQDMIRTKAREAAEASGLTLVEDEGLVVENAGLTEWPEPLLGLFDEDYLAVPPEVIQLTARVNQKYFVCEDGAGRLANAFVCTANISAADPAVVVDGNRKVLAARLSDARFFWDTDRKVPLGEQASKLARITFHEKLGTLADKVERVAKLARQLAEEGIVPAADPDRAELAARLAKADLVTEMVGEFPELQGLMGGYYARAEGLPDAVADAIRDHYKPVGQGDAVPTAPVTVAVSLADKLDNLRSFFAIDEKPTGSKDPFALRRAALGVIRIVTQNRLRLAIADGDLLDFLADRLKVQQREAGVRHDLIDAVFALGEEDDLVRLLARVHALQSFMENEDGANLLAGYKRAANILKKEDYKGTDDRIARTGEEDPLALVDDPELGSILAQRGHTNPDHAPEPAEAELIAALDKAAPAASDAVESERFEEAMAALASLRGPIDAFFDHVTVNDPDPATREARLALLDRFRAAVHKVADFSRIEG, encoded by the coding sequence ATGACCGATTTTCTCCTCGAACTCCTGTGCGAGGAAATCCCCGCGCGCATGCAGGCCGGTGCACGCGCCGACCTGGAACGCCTGTTCCGGGCCGAGATGGAGGCCGCGGGCGTGGCGCACGGTGCGCTCACCGTGTGGAGCACGCCGCGCCGCCTTGCGATGATCGCGGCGGACATGCCCGAGCGGACCGAAGCGGTCAGCGAAGAGGCCAAGGGTCCGCCCGAGGGCGCTCCCGATGCGGCGATCGACGGGTTCTGCAAGAAGAACGGCGTCACCCGCGACCAGCTGGAACTGCGCGAGGTGAAGGGCCGCAATACGTGGTTCGCGGTCAGGAACGTGCCGGGCCGCGCAGTGGCCGATGTGCTCGCCGAAGCGATCCCCTCGATCGTCCGCGCCTTTCCGTGGCCCAAGTCGATGCGCTGGGGCGATGCCTCGATCAGCACCGAAAGCCTGCGCTGGGTGCGACCGCTGCAGGGCATTGTCGCGATCCTTGGCGAGGAGTTGGTATCCTGCGAAGTCGGCGGCGTGGCGTCAAGCTATGCCACCGTCGGCCACCGCTTCCACCACAGCGGCGAGGTGACCATCGGCGGCGCCAACGATTATGCCGAGAAGCTGCGCGCCTGCCATGTGATCGTCGATCACGCGGAACGGCAGGACATGATCCGCACCAAGGCACGCGAAGCAGCGGAAGCGTCAGGCCTGACGCTGGTCGAGGACGAGGGGCTGGTCGTCGAGAATGCGGGCCTGACCGAATGGCCCGAACCGCTGCTGGGCCTTTTCGACGAGGATTATCTGGCAGTCCCGCCCGAGGTCATCCAGCTGACCGCGCGCGTGAACCAGAAATATTTCGTGTGCGAGGATGGCGCGGGCCGTCTGGCCAATGCCTTCGTCTGCACCGCCAATATCAGCGCCGCCGATCCCGCGGTGGTCGTGGACGGCAACCGCAAGGTTCTGGCCGCGCGCCTGTCCGATGCCCGCTTCTTCTGGGACACCGACCGCAAGGTGCCGCTTGGAGAGCAGGCAAGCAAACTGGCCCGCATCACCTTCCACGAAAAGCTGGGCACGCTTGCCGACAAGGTCGAGCGGGTGGCGAAACTGGCCCGCCAGCTGGCGGAAGAGGGCATCGTGCCGGCTGCCGATCCCGATCGCGCCGAGCTGGCGGCACGGCTCGCGAAGGCCGATCTGGTAACCGAGATGGTCGGCGAATTTCCCGAACTCCAAGGGCTTATGGGCGGCTATTACGCCCGCGCCGAGGGTCTGCCCGATGCTGTCGCCGACGCGATCCGCGATCATTACAAGCCGGTGGGGCAGGGCGACGCCGTACCCACCGCGCCGGTGACGGTGGCCGTGTCGCTGGCGGACAAGCTGGATAACTTGCGCAGCTTCTTCGCCATCGACGAGAAGCCGACCGGCTCGAAGGATCCGTTCGCCCTTCGCCGCGCGGCACTGGGTGTGATCCGCATCGTCACGCAGAACAGGCTTCGGCTTGCTATTGCCGATGGGGATCTGCTCGACTTCTTGGCCGACCGTCTGAAGGTGCAGCAGCGAGAGGCGGGCGTCCGCCACGATCTGATCGACGCCGTGTTCGCCCTTGGCGAGGAGGACGATCTGGTCCGCCTGCTCGCCCGCGTGCACGCGCTGCAGAGCTTCATGGAGAACGAGGACGGGGCGAACCTGCTCGCCGGATACAAGCGCGCAGCCAATATCCTGAAGAAGGAAGACTACAAGGGCACAGACGACCGCATCGCCCGCACGGGGGAGGAAGACCCGCTGGCGCTGGTCGATGATCCGGAACTCGGTTCGATCCTGGCGCAGCGCGGCCATACGAACCCCGATCATGCGCCTGAACCTGCCGAGGCTGAACTGATCGCGGCGCTGGACAAGGCTGCGCCTGCCGCGAGCGATGCGGTGGAGAGCGAGCGGTTCGAGGAGGCCATGGCCGCGCTCGCATCGCTGCGCGGGCCGATCGATGCGTTTTTCGACCACGTGACCGTCAACGATCCCGATCCCGCCACGCGTGAGGCGCGTCTGGCGCTGCTCGACCGGTTCCGTGCTGCAGTGCACAAGGTTGCGGACTTTTCCCGGATCGAGGGCTGA